In the genome of Bacteroides mediterraneensis, the window GACGGGCATGTACATGGACCGTGCGGCGTACAACATCAAGAAGAGCGTGCGTGACTGGTTCCGCGAGCTGCTGGAGCTGATGTTCGCAGCTGCCGCCCTTGTCATCGACACGCTCAGGACGTTCTTCCTGGTGGTGCTGTCGATACTGGGACCCGTCGCTTTCGCCTTCTCGGTATGGGACGGCTTCCACTCCACGCTTTCGGCATGGTTCAGCCGCTACATACAGATTTACCTGTGGCTGCCCGTCTCCGACCTGTTCAGCACGATACTGGCGAAGATACAGATACTGATGCTCCAGAATGACATCGAGGCGATGCAGGCAGACCCGAACTTCTCGGTAGAGGCGAGCAACGGGGTGTACATCGTGTTCCTCGTTATCGGCATCGTGGGATACTTCACCATCCCGACGGTAGCCGGATGGATAATCCAGGCCGGTGGCGGAGTGGGCAGCTACAACAAGAACATCGGTACTGCGGGCGCCCTTGGCGGCAGTCTGGCGGGTGCGGCAGCCGGAAACGTGGCGGGACGCACGGGCAAGTTTATCAGAAAACAGGCCGGACGGCTGCTGAAAAGAAAATAGCCTGATAACCGGGGCGGTACCCTGGCATAGCTGCTGTGCCACCCCGGGAAAGCATACCAAAATGATTTTACAAACCATAAAAAACAGAAAGAATGGAGTTCAAGAGCCTGAATAACATAGAAACGAGTTTCCGGCAGATACGTCTGTTCGGAATCATCTACACGGCGGTATGTGCCGCCATCGTCATCTGCTCGGTGGTATGCGCCTTCCGCTTCGCCGAAGCGCAGAGACAGAAGATATACGTACTTGACGGGGGCAAGAGCCTGATGCTCGCCCTCTCGCAGGACCTGTCGCAGAACCGCCCGGCGGAAGCAAGGGAGCATGTGCGCCGCTTTCACGAACTTTTCTTCACACTCTCGCCGGAGAAGAGCGCAATCGAGCACAACGTGAAGCGTGCGCTGCTGCTGGCGGACAGAAGCGCGTACAACTACTACGCCGACTTTGCGGAAAAGGGATTCTACAACCGCATCATCGCGGGGAACATCAACCAGGTGCTCCAGGTGGACAGCGTGGTCTGCAACTTCGACCGCTATCCCTATGAGGCACGCACCTACGCAAGGCAGATGATCATCAGGGAAAGCAACGTGACGGAGCGCACGCTGGTAACGACCTGCCGGCTGCTCAACGCGAGCCGCTCGGACGACAATCCGAACGGGTTCACCATAGAGGGATTCACGATACTGGAGAACAGGGACATCAGAAGCATGGAGAGATAGGCGTATGGGAAAGATGAATATTCTGACGGGAAAATGCGCTGTCGTTCTCAGGGAAAAACTGCACAGGAGACTGGACGCACTGTCGCCGAAGGCAAGGCTGGCGGTCATTGCCGGGATGTTTGTCCCCTTTGCCGCCGGATGCCTCTATACGACAGCCACCGCCATTGCCGGCTTCGGAAAAAGTGAAAAGGAGTTGGAGATACGGCATATCGAAAATTTGAACCTGCCCGTGCAGGAGAGTGATAACTTATATAATAATGTATATGGAAACGAAAAAAGAACAGAAGAATGAAACGAAAGAGAAAAAGCCGCTGACAGAGGAACAGCGTCAGCTTAGAAGGAAGATGCTGGTCTATCCGCTGATGGGGCTGACCTTTCTGGGCTGCATGTGGCTCATCTTCTCCCCTTCTCAGGAGGACAGGAATAAGGAACGGCAGGGACAGGGATTCAACACCGACATGCCACAGCCGGAAGACTCCAAAATCATCGGTGACAAGGCTAAAGCCTATGAGCAACAGCAACTGGAGAACAGGCAGAAGCAGCGCCGGGGCATGGTGGGCGACCTGTCCGCGTTCTGGAACGACAAGACGGAAGGAACGGACACGGCAGACGGAACGGACGACTGCCGCCTGGCACAACCGGAAACATCGCCGAAGACGGACGGAAGCGGAATACAGACAGGCATCCGCTCCTCGGCTGCCGCCAACGAGCGGCTGAACACCTCGCTGGGTACGTTCTATGAGCCGCCGAAGGAGGATGCCGAAAAGAAAGAGCTCAGGCAGCGCATCGACGAGCTGGAACGCATGGTCATGGAACAGGAGAAACAGCCCGCAAGGATGGAGGAGCAGGTCGCCCTGCTGGAGAAGTCGTACGAGCTGGCGGCAAAGTACCAGAACGGAGGAAACAATGCCGCGCAGACCGCACGGACCGATGGGACGGAAATGACGGAAAGCAATGCCGGCGAAAAGAAAATGAAGGCTGAACCAGTGAGCGGCGTGCACCCGTCAACGGTGTCCGCCCTGCCGCAGCCCCTGACAGATTCCGCCTTTATAGCGGACTACGGGGGCGAAAGGAACTACAGGTTCCATACTGCCATCGGCAGTACGGAGGCACCGGGAAAGAACACCATAGCAGCCTGCGTGCAGGGCGACCAGACGGTAACGGACGGACAGACGGTAAGGCTGCGGCTGCTGGAGCCGATGCGTGTGTCGGGCAGGACTGTTTCACGAAACACCACCCTTGTGGGGACGGCACGCCTGCAGGGTGAGCGTCTGGAGATAGGCATCACCTCGTTGGAACATCAGGGGAACATCGTCCCGGTGGAACTGGAGGTGTACGACAATGACGGACAGGCGGGCATCTTTGTGCCCG includes:
- the traJ gene encoding conjugative transposon protein TraJ — protein: MGEFDNLHQILLSLYEEMMPLCSDMAGVAKGLAGLGALFYVAVRVWQSLARAEAIDVYPLLRPFAIGLCILFFPTIVLGTMNSVLGVIVQGTHSILEEQTFDMEKYREQKDRLEYEAMMRNPETAYLASDEEFDRQIDELGWSPSDMITMTGMYMDRAAYNIKKSVRDWFRELLELMFAAAALVIDTLRTFFLVVLSILGPVAFAFSVWDGFHSTLSAWFSRYIQIYLWLPVSDLFSTILAKIQILMLQNDIEAMQADPNFSVEASNGVYIVFLVIGIVGYFTIPTVAGWIIQAGGGVGSYNKNIGTAGALGGSLAGAAAGNVAGRTGKFIRKQAGRLLKRK
- the traK gene encoding conjugative transposon protein TraK — its product is MEFKSLNNIETSFRQIRLFGIIYTAVCAAIVICSVVCAFRFAEAQRQKIYVLDGGKSLMLALSQDLSQNRPAEAREHVRRFHELFFTLSPEKSAIEHNVKRALLLADRSAYNYYADFAEKGFYNRIIAGNINQVLQVDSVVCNFDRYPYEARTYARQMIIRESNVTERTLVTTCRLLNASRSDDNPNGFTIEGFTILENRDIRSMER
- a CDS encoding TraL conjugative transposon family protein, with protein sequence MGKMNILTGKCAVVLREKLHRRLDALSPKARLAVIAGMFVPFAAGCLYTTATAIAGFGKSEKELEIRHIENLNLPVQESDNLYNNVYGNEKRTEE
- the traM gene encoding conjugative transposon protein TraM; translation: MYMETKKEQKNETKEKKPLTEEQRQLRRKMLVYPLMGLTFLGCMWLIFSPSQEDRNKERQGQGFNTDMPQPEDSKIIGDKAKAYEQQQLENRQKQRRGMVGDLSAFWNDKTEGTDTADGTDDCRLAQPETSPKTDGSGIQTGIRSSAAANERLNTSLGTFYEPPKEDAEKKELRQRIDELERMVMEQEKQPARMEEQVALLEKSYELAAKYQNGGNNAAQTARTDGTEMTESNAGEKKMKAEPVSGVHPSTVSALPQPLTDSAFIADYGGERNYRFHTAIGSTEAPGKNTIAACVQGDQTVTDGQTVRLRLLEPMRVSGRTVSRNTTLVGTARLQGERLEIGITSLEHQGNIVPVELEVYDNDGQAGIFVPGSMETDAAKEIGANMGSSLGSSINISTDAGAQLASDLGKGVIQGVSQYISKRMRTVRVHLKSGYRVLLYQEKE